Proteins co-encoded in one Salvia splendens isolate huo1 chromosome 4, SspV2, whole genome shotgun sequence genomic window:
- the LOC121798644 gene encoding probable inactive histone-lysine N-methyltransferase SUVR2 translates to MSKQTKAKVASAFRAMKDLGISDVLVKPVLKNLLKLYDKNWELIEEENYRALADAIFERQEAEANEQSKKTADREAVERSKRTRNAEKRLEEQAQAAEESPQPLKRVRLRYQDDQSTFSAAATDSSPMMPLIIPKDEPTESERPDSQLLRKVKGKQPISSESLVARELCDPCQPNRTTSPHALKIRDGERQSLSPQTATVEKSSLPHSSPQATGKKEWKVIRGRVPAPKQKRVSSFPLIIPKEEPVTDDMPQLVLPLAVIDPEPCVEGDSSAMNGTIRELSCLEPSASPSRDEKERNEGTDIPNEARTNGELELVQNQLASNLEIASSPLGEVKISLSCNLALVRPDFNMPSLETVLQLVEDKCLQSYKTLDPNISVMNIMKEICQCFLNLRSDQNCVGSSTLDVHPTTIDVPSKSPATDDLGDGGLQLCSLTGVNDPQSNTELPLPTTPLVTSCNGTDDGCHLEERGGGDDNGTHTEDKEHCVEETNGLSLVVVDQPVTPENIKPLHDLFDITKGQEKVIVSLVNEVNSESPPSFYYIPENVVFQNASVNISLAHIGDSSCSACSGNCLSSSAPCACAHLVGGEFAYTTDGLVKEGLLKECISLKRDLKKHNQFFCKECPVEKSKTDDIPEPCKGHLVRKFIKECWLRCGCSKQCGNRVVQRGITRNLQVFMTLEGKGWGLCTLEDLPEGAFVCEFIGEVLTNTEFFGRILRSAKQDKYPYPVVLDADWGAEESLKDEEALCLDASNYGNVARFINHRCYDSNLVEIPVKVETSDHHYYRLGLFTARKIKAMEELTWDYGIDFDDHDHPIKAFHCQCGSKFCRNIRRSRTRGSRI, encoded by the exons ATGAGCAAGCAGACAAAAGCTAAAGTTGCCAGTGCCTTTCGAGCTATGAAGGATCTGGGAATTTCTGATGTTCTGGTGAAACCAGTTTTGAAGAATTTGTTAAAATTGTATGACAAAAATTGGGAGCTTATTGAAGAGGAGAATTATAGGGCGCTTGCTGATGCTATATTTGAGAGACAAGAAGCGGAA GCAAATGAGCAATCAAAGAAGACTGCGGACCGAGAA GCCGTTGAGCGTTCCAAGAGGACAAGGAATGCTGAA AAAAGGTTGGAGGAACAAGCTCAAGCAGCTGAAGAATCACCACAGCCTTTGAAAAGGGTGCGACTCAGATACCAAGATGATCAAAGCACTTTCTCTGCGGCAGCTACTGATAGTAGTCCTATGATGCCCCTGATCATCCCTAAAGATGAACCAACTGAAAGCGAAAGGCCTGATTCTCAGTTACTTAGAAAAGTAAAAGGAAAGCAGCCTATTTCTTCTGAGTCCTTGGTTGCCCGTGAGTTATGTGACCCCTGCCAGCCTAATCGCACCACGAGTCCTCATGCTCTGAAGATCAGAGACGGGGAAAGGCAATCCCTCTCTCCTCAAACTGCAACTGTGGAAAAGAGTTCACTGCCTCATAGTTCTCCTCAGGCCACTGGTAAGAAAGAGTGGAAGGTCATACGTGGTAGGGTTCCGGCTCCCAAACAGAAGCGTGTTTCAAGTTTTCCTTTAATTATTCCTAAAGAAGAGCCTGTTACTGATGACATGCCACAACTTGTGCTTCCTCTTGCTGTCATTGATCCAG AGCCATGCGTTGAAGGAGATTCATCTGCTATGAATGGTACAATTAGAGAACTGTCTTGTcttgaaccctcagcttcaCCATCCAGAgatgaaaaagaaagaaatgaagGAACCGACATTCCAAATGAAGCGAGAACAAATGGTGAGCTTGAACTGGTGCAAAATCAGTTAGCTTCTAACCTAGAGATTGCTTCCTCGCCTCTTGGGGAGGTGAAAATTTCCTTGAGCTGCAACTTGGCTCTTGTAAGGCCTGATTTCAACATGCCTAGTCTTGAAACAGTTCTACAATTGGTGGAGGATAAATGTCTCCAATCATACAAAACTTTGGACCCAAACATTTCCGTGATGAATATTATGAAAGAAATTTGTCAGTGCTTTCTGAATTTAAGATCAGATCAGAATTGTGTGGGTTCTTCAACCCTAGACGTGCATCCAACAACCATTGACGTACCAAGTAAATCTCCTGCTACAGATGATCTTGGTGACGGTGGACTGCAGTTATGTTCTTTAACTGGAGTAAATGATCCCCAGTCTAATACTGAGTTACCTTTACCTACAACACCACTGGTTACTTCTTGCAATGGCACAGATGATGGCTGTCATCTGGAGGAGAGGGGTGGTGGGGATGACAATGGAACACATACTGAGGACAAAGAGCATTGTGTAGAAGAAACAAATGGTCTGAGCTTGGTGGTTGTTGATCAGCCAGTAACTCCTGAAAATATCAAGCCTTTGCATGATCTTTTTGACATAACAAAGGGACAAGAAAAAGTTATTGTTTCACTGGTGAATGAAGTTAATAGTGAGTCCCCGCCATCCTTCTACTACATACCTGAAAATGTGGTCTTTCAAAATGCTTCTGTTAATATCTCCTTGGCCCACATTGGAGATAGCAGTTGTTCTGCTTGCTCTGGGAATTGCTTGTCATCATCTGCACCATGTGCATGTGCACATTTAGTTGGAGGTGAGTTTGCATATACTACAGATGGTCTGGTTAAGGAAGGACTTCTTAAAGAGTGTATTTCCTTGAAACGTGATCTGAAGAAACACAACCAGTTTTTCTGTAAGGAATGTCCTGTGGAAAAGTCAAAGACTGATGATATCCCTGAACCGTGCAAAGGTCATCTGGTTAGGAAATTCATCAAAGAATGCTGGTTGAGATGTGGCTGCAGTAAACAATGTGGCAATCGTGTGGTGCAGAGAGGAATAACTCGCAATTTGCAG GTGTTTATGACCCTGGAAGGAAAAGGGTGGGGTCTGTGTACTCTAGAGGACCTGCCAGAAGGTGCTTTTGTTTGTGAGTTTATTGGAGAAGTTTTAACAAATACAGAGTTCTTTGGTCGCATTTTGAGGAGTGCTAAACAGGACAAATATCCATATCCTGTGGTTCTGGATGCTGATTGGGGTGCTGAAGAATCACTGAAAGATGAAGAAGCGCTTTGTTTAGATGCTTCAAATTATGGAAATGTTGCAAGATTTATCAACCACAG ATGTTATGATTCAAATTTAGTGGAGATACCAGTGAAAGTGGAGACTTCTGATCACCACTACTATCGT CTCGGTCTCTTCACTGCAAGAAAGATAAAGGCCATGGAAGAACTCACGTGG